In the genome of Spirochaetota bacterium, the window CGGGCGACGGCTTCTCGGTCAGAATACGCTCGAAAAGCTGCTTGAAGACACTCTCGGATTGACGATACAGCGCGGGCAAGCCAGCGAACGTGCCATCCGTGCTGTTGAAGTACTTCTCAAGCGGCGTGTCGGAGAACACCAGGCGCCCGTCATACCTCATTCCGCTTGCGGCAAGCGCATTGCGATACCCTGCGTAACGGTCGAGCGTATACCGTTCAAAACCGAAACAAAAAAAACCGATGCGCTCAAAACCCTCGCTGACAAGGTGCTCTACAAGAAGGGATATCGACTGCTGCTCATCCGGGCCGACATAATTCCCCTGAGCGTGCCGATCATCGATGAGCATATTCACGAACGGTGCCGATCTTCCGATGCGTGTTGCGGGACTTGAAGGGGATAATTTCGTCCACGGGATGATGCCGAGAATGCCGCTGTAATCCCGATAGCGTTTTTCCGCAACGAATCGTTCTGGCGTAAGCGTTCTATCGAAGAACGATACTTCCGCATCATATTCGCGCGCTGCGTCAATGACGCCCCGATAGATGTCGTAATAATTCATCACCTGTCTGAACGCATTGAAATCATGCTCGCTGAAAATGCAGGCGAATCGCAGTGTGGACGGTTCTTTCACGGGGCGCATCGTTCGATGAAGCATAGTAACCATTCCGCGGGCTTGATCGTATTTCACATGGTACCGGTCCGGTATCGATCTGCAGATGCGATAATTATAGTCCGGCTGCGCCTGTGTGTCAAATCAGATCGAATGGCCGAACACGCCGAGTCACCACACTTTTTTCGTTGCGCGGAATTGCGTGGGTGTCATGCCGGTCTTACGGCGAAAGAGGCGGGCGAACACGGCGTATTCGTGAAATCCCGCCGCTTCGGCTATCCCTGCTACATCCATGCGGCTTGAACGCAGCATGTTCTTTGCGCTCCCGATGCGAAGGGAGAGGATATAGTCCCGCATGGTCTGACCGGTCGCGCGTTTAAAGAGCTTCGAGCCGTAGGTCTCGTCAAGGCCGGCGGATTCGGCCGCGGCGCGTACGGTGCAGTCGCCGTTCAGATGCGATGAGATGTAGCTGAGCATAGACCGCACACGCGGGCTTTCATGTGCGTTCGCATCGGTATCCGACGGCGATACACCGCGTGTTCCGGCCATCATCGAAAAAAGCGAGAAGAATTTCGCATGCACCGAGAGATCATAACCCGCTCTTTTTGCACCGAGCTCGGTCACGATAGACTCCATGAGCGATGCGACGGCAGGTGAATATCGCCGGGTGAATATAGGTCTTTCCTTCGAGATGCCTATCCGTGTGAGCAGCGCCTTGGCATCGGCGCCGTCAAAGGCTATCCAGGCATATCCCCACGGGTCATCAGCATCCGCGCCGTAGTCATGATACTGCCCGGGGAAAAAGAAGAAGCCGCTGCCGCGTGTCAGCGACCATTCTCTACCGTCTATGGCTACGCTGCCGTGACCGCTGAGCACATAATGGAAGAGATGATAATTCCTCAGCATGCGAATGCGCCCGACGGCGTGATGCCTGTCGTAGCCGGCAAAATGGATGCGTACGGCGAATGGCGTCATCGGCGCGTGATGTTCCTCTCTTTTGCGCTGCATGACGGACAGTATACGCATGAATCGTGACCGAAGCAAGGCCGTTAAGGACGGATAGTGCAATAGTAAATGCCGGAAAGTGTCATAGTCGAACGCGGCAGGGGATGATAGTATAGTGTCATACCGTCCGATGGGAGAAACCATGCGTCACTATCTGGAACCGGGGAATATACGGCGAACACAATGGCCGCTTCGTATGGCAGATAATATCAATCTCTATCTGGGGAGCGGCCGCGCCGGCGCGTCATTCGATGCATACGGTCTCATGGGCAACGGTTTCCGCGGCGAGAAGACGAGCGTCGGCGTGACATCGTTCATGCATGCGGACCATTGGCATCGCGGTGCGCACGGCATAGACAGCCGCCTTCATGCGTTCCGCATCGTATTTGCCGATGCTCTGCCGCCGGCACCCGAAGCGTATGAACAGTCGCTCGATCTCTACGATGGGCGTCTCGTCACCGCGCTTTCTTTCAGCGGCTTGCGGTATACGATAACGGCATTCTGCGATCCTGCCATGCCCGATATGCTCGCGCTCGACATCAGATATGATTCCACGACAATGGCAATGCCTTCGCTCCTGCTTGCGCCGGAGACAGAGCTTCCCGTATCGTACGGTGATGTGCTCGAGGGTTCGGCTGTACTTCAGTCGTCATCCATGGATACCGCGCTGCTGAAATTGTCGATAGGGACTGCAGAGAGCATCGTTGGTCTTCGCGTCATCAGCACGCGGGGGAAAGCCGTTCTCAGCGAGCGAGAGGATGGCATCGGCATATCGTTCAGCGGCGCGCGGGGT includes:
- a CDS encoding AraC family ligand binding domain-containing protein — its product is MQRKREEHHAPMTPFAVRIHFAGYDRHHAVGRIRMLRNYHLFHYVLSGHGSVAIDGREWSLTRGSGFFFFPGQYHDYGADADDPWGYAWIAFDGADAKALLTRIGISKERPIFTRRYSPAVASLMESIVTELGAKRAGYDLSVHAKFFSLFSMMAGTRGVSPSDTDANAHESPRVRSMLSYISSHLNGDCTVRAAAESAGLDETYGSKLFKRATGQTMRDYILSLRIGSAKNMLRSSRMDVAGIAEAAGFHEYAVFARLFRRKTGMTPTQFRATKKVW